A genomic segment from Bradyrhizobium sp. CB1015 encodes:
- a CDS encoding ActS/PrrB/RegB family redox-sensitive histidine kinase codes for MTEIADTDFRHTQRHIRLDTILRLRWLAVLGQLAAIFIVAQGLEFNVEIVPCVSIIALSAALNLALQTAANPMQRLKPMQAAGLLALNIVELAGLLFFTGGLQNPFSFLFLAPVLISATALPARFTFGLGLLAVACASVLFFFHFPLPWDSDDPLVLPPIYLVGVWLSIALAIGVTSLYSFQVTEEARKLADALAATELVLTREQHLTQLDGLAAAAAHELGTPLATIFLISRELEKTVKDASIAADLKTLREQTQRCRDILSKITQLSSTGAPFDHMKLSELIEEVVAPHRDFGVEIKVRIAVAAAAEPVGSRNPAILYGIGNIVENAVDFARTTVEVNAWWNKDHIELLISDDGPGIPPDILNRIGEPYLSRRRSQDDGGGERRGLGLGVFIARTLLERTGAKVSFTNRIFPDHGAVVQITWPRQRFEAIETLEETIG; via the coding sequence ATGACCGAAATTGCCGATACCGACTTCCGCCACACGCAGCGGCATATCCGGCTGGACACGATCCTGCGGCTGCGCTGGCTCGCGGTGCTCGGACAGCTCGCCGCGATCTTCATCGTGGCCCAGGGACTGGAGTTCAACGTCGAGATCGTCCCCTGCGTCAGCATCATCGCCCTGTCGGCGGCGCTCAACCTCGCGCTCCAGACCGCGGCCAATCCGATGCAGCGGCTGAAGCCGATGCAGGCGGCCGGCCTGCTCGCGCTGAACATCGTCGAGCTGGCGGGCCTGTTGTTCTTCACCGGCGGGCTGCAGAACCCGTTCTCGTTCCTGTTCCTCGCGCCCGTGCTGATCTCGGCCACCGCGCTGCCGGCCCGTTTCACCTTCGGCCTCGGCCTGCTCGCGGTCGCCTGCGCCTCGGTGCTGTTCTTCTTCCATTTTCCGCTGCCGTGGGATTCCGACGATCCCCTGGTGCTGCCGCCGATCTATCTCGTCGGCGTCTGGCTCTCGATCGCGCTCGCGATCGGCGTCACCAGCCTCTACTCCTTCCAGGTGACGGAGGAAGCGCGCAAGCTCGCGGACGCGCTGGCCGCAACGGAGCTGGTGCTGACGCGCGAGCAGCATCTGACCCAGCTCGACGGCCTCGCTGCCGCGGCCGCGCACGAGCTCGGCACGCCGCTCGCGACGATCTTCCTGATCTCGCGCGAGCTGGAAAAGACGGTGAAGGACGCAAGCATCGCCGCCGACCTGAAGACCTTGCGCGAGCAGACCCAGCGCTGCCGCGACATCCTCAGCAAGATCACCCAGCTCTCCTCCACCGGCGCGCCGTTCGATCACATGAAGCTGTCGGAGCTGATCGAGGAGGTGGTGGCGCCGCACCGCGATTTCGGCGTCGAGATCAAGGTGCGGATCGCGGTGGCCGCGGCGGCCGAGCCGGTCGGCTCACGCAATCCCGCGATCCTCTACGGCATCGGCAACATCGTCGAGAACGCGGTCGATTTCGCCCGCACCACCGTCGAGGTGAATGCCTGGTGGAACAAGGACCATATCGAGCTCCTGATCTCCGACGACGGGCCGGGCATTCCGCCCGATATCCTCAACCGGATCGGCGAGCCGTATCTGTCGCGGCGCCGCAGCCAGGATGATGGCGGCGGCGAACGGCGCGGCCTCGGCCTCGGCGTGTTCATCGCGCGCACCCTGCTGGAGCGCACCGGCGCCAAGGTCTCGTTTACCAACCGGATCTTTCCGGACCACGGTGCGGTGGTTCAGATCACATGGCCGCGACAGCGTTTTGAGGCTATCGAGACGCTCGAAGAAACAATAGGATAG
- a CDS encoding ActR/PrrA/RegA family redox response regulator transcription factor has translation MNAIAELNEQTDRSLLIVEDDKPFLERLSRAMETRGFAVTSCDTVSDGLAQIGKSAPAFAVVDLRLGDGNGLDVVSALKKKRPDARAIVLTGYGNIATAVTAVKMGAIDYLSKPADADDVVAALLSTNTEKSELPANPMSADRVRWEHIQRIYEMCNRNVSETARRLNMHRRTLQRILAKRAPR, from the coding sequence TTGAACGCCATTGCCGAACTGAACGAACAGACCGACCGCTCGCTTCTCATCGTGGAAGACGACAAGCCGTTTCTGGAGCGGCTGTCGCGCGCCATGGAAACACGGGGCTTTGCCGTGACGTCGTGCGATACCGTCTCGGACGGACTTGCGCAGATCGGCAAATCGGCGCCGGCCTTCGCGGTGGTGGATTTGCGGCTCGGCGACGGCAACGGCCTCGACGTGGTCTCGGCGCTGAAGAAGAAGCGCCCGGATGCGCGCGCCATCGTGCTGACCGGCTATGGCAACATCGCCACTGCGGTGACCGCGGTGAAGATGGGCGCGATCGATTATCTCTCCAAGCCCGCGGATGCCGACGATGTCGTCGCCGCGCTGCTGTCGACCAACACGGAGAAATCCGAGCTGCCGGCCAACCCGATGTCGGCCGACCGCGTCCGCTGGGAGCACATCCAGCGCATCTACGAAATGTGCAACCGCAACGTCTCGGAAACGGCGCGCCGGCTCAACATGCACCGGCGCACGCTGCAGCGGATCCTGGCCAAGCGCGCGCCAAGGTAA